One part of the Tenacibaculum sp. 190130A14a genome encodes these proteins:
- a CDS encoding thioredoxin family protein encodes MKKVVFLAFFVLATNMLYAQEEKGALEEKNIWSLSYKEALKKAKNEKKPLLVYFKGSDWCGPCKTLDKELFSAEKFINLSKKHFVLYEADIPMNQDLVEKERLASNKKLVKQFKVSSYPTILVLNHKQKVLGIKKGLILTEYYYPFFESYIK; translated from the coding sequence ATGAAAAAAGTAGTATTCCTCGCATTTTTTGTACTTGCGACCAATATGTTATATGCCCAAGAGGAAAAAGGTGCTTTAGAAGAAAAAAATATTTGGTCTCTTTCTTATAAAGAAGCTTTAAAGAAAGCCAAAAATGAAAAGAAACCTTTGTTGGTGTATTTTAAAGGGTCTGATTGGTGTGGGCCTTGTAAAACATTAGATAAAGAATTGTTTAGTGCAGAAAAATTTATCAACTTGTCTAAAAAACATTTTGTGTTGTATGAAGCAGATATTCCGATGAATCAAGATTTGGTTGAAAAAGAAAGACTTGCAAGTAACAAGAAGTTAGTAAAGCAATTTAAAGTATCTTCTTATCCAACAATACTTGTTTTAAATCACAAACAAAAAGTATTAGGAATTAAAAAAGGATTGATCTTAACCGAATATTATTATCCCTTTTTTGAAAGCTATATAAAATAA
- a CDS encoding exopolyphosphatase produces the protein MLKIKKYGAIDIGSNAVRLLVANVVEEKDKEPKFKKSSLVRVPIRLGADAFVEGHITENNIHRMIEAMKAFKLLMNVHGVEKYKACATSAMREASNGQEVVEQVLKDTDIDIEIIDGKKEAAIISSTDLNQLIESDATYLYVDVGGGSTEFTLFSNGRIVNSKSFKIGTVRLINNKKSENKILFKKVQKWIEENTKDFKRISLIGSGGNINKIFKMSGREMGRPISYIYLNAQYQFLKKMTYKERISELSLNPDRADVIVPATKIYLSAMKWSGARKIYVPKIGLSDGIIKSLYYNRLH, from the coding sequence ATTTTGAAAATAAAGAAGTACGGAGCTATAGACATAGGATCAAATGCTGTAAGATTATTAGTAGCAAATGTGGTTGAGGAAAAAGATAAAGAACCCAAATTTAAAAAATCTTCATTAGTTCGTGTTCCTATACGTTTAGGTGCAGATGCCTTTGTTGAAGGGCACATTACTGAAAATAACATTCACAGAATGATTGAAGCTATGAAAGCTTTTAAATTATTAATGAATGTTCATGGTGTAGAAAAATACAAAGCATGTGCTACTTCTGCCATGCGAGAAGCATCTAACGGACAAGAAGTTGTTGAACAAGTTTTAAAAGACACCGATATTGATATTGAAATTATTGATGGTAAAAAAGAGGCGGCTATTATCTCTTCTACAGATTTAAATCAACTAATTGAATCTGATGCAACTTATTTATATGTTGATGTTGGAGGTGGTAGTACAGAGTTTACCCTATTTTCTAATGGTAGAATAGTGAATTCTAAATCTTTTAAAATAGGTACTGTACGTTTAATCAATAACAAAAAATCGGAGAACAAAATCTTATTTAAAAAGGTACAAAAGTGGATTGAAGAGAACACCAAAGACTTTAAACGTATCTCGTTAATAGGTTCTGGAGGTAATATTAACAAGATCTTTAAAATGTCTGGAAGAGAAATGGGAAGACCTATTTCCTATATTTACCTAAATGCTCAATATCAATTCTTAAAGAAAATGACTTATAAAGAACGTATTTCTGAATTAAGTTTAAATCCAGATAGAGCCGATGTGATTGTTCCTGCAACAAAAATTTATCTTTCAGCAATGAAATGGAGTGGGGCAAGAAAGATATATGTTCCTAAAATAGGATTGTCTGACGGAATCATTAAAAGCCTATACTACAACAGGTTGCACTAA
- the pdxH gene encoding pyridoxamine 5'-phosphate oxidase — protein MSHDLSDYRKSYEKEELLESNCPENPIELFRNWFLTADASEMVEEANAMNISTIGLDGFPKNRIVLLKKYTWEGFIFYTNYQSEKGRAILNNNHVCLSFFWPGLERQIIIKGKAEKVATNLSDGYFDSRPDGSKLGAWASNQSEVVTSRDELDDSLIKFEKKFEGQEIPRPEHWGGFIVKPVSIEFWQGRPNRMHDRIRYCMEKEFSWKLERLAP, from the coding sequence ATGTCACACGATTTAAGCGATTATAGAAAGTCTTATGAAAAGGAAGAATTACTAGAAAGTAATTGTCCTGAGAACCCAATTGAATTGTTTAGAAATTGGTTTTTAACGGCCGATGCTTCTGAAATGGTTGAGGAGGCTAACGCTATGAATATTAGCACTATTGGTTTAGATGGATTTCCAAAAAACAGAATTGTTCTTCTTAAAAAATATACTTGGGAAGGATTTATTTTTTATACCAATTATCAATCAGAAAAGGGACGCGCGATTTTAAACAACAATCATGTTTGTTTGTCTTTCTTTTGGCCTGGATTAGAACGCCAAATCATTATTAAAGGAAAAGCGGAAAAAGTAGCTACTAATTTATCTGATGGTTACTTTGATTCTAGACCCGATGGAAGTAAATTAGGTGCTTGGGCTTCTAACCAAAGTGAAGTAGTTACCTCTAGAGATGAGCTAGATGATAGCTTAATTAAGTTCGAAAAAAAATTTGAAGGCCAAGAAATTCCAAGGCCTGAGCATTGGGGTGGATTTATTGTAAAACCAGTTTCTATAGAGTTTTGGCAAGGACGTCCAAATAGAATGCACGATAGGATAAGATACTGTATGGAAAAAGAATTTTCTTGGAAACTTGAACGTTTGGCTCCTTAA
- a CDS encoding OmpA family protein, with protein sequence MKKLLLGALVVTSVSAFSQDLPQNPEPGKCYVRCKTPEVWQNQDVTIEVAPAYKKIVTHPAEYKTVTERVMIKEAGQRLEVVPAVWENKVVTYTAKEDANRLRVVKATFRPDEETIETKAASARWEMSEKAPDCESSDPNDCRYWCYKPTPATFVTIPITKLSSDANTQKIAVPGFEKTYTKRVMVQPPTTRSIEIPAVYKEIRKTVLVKDAWQEEITVPAKYKTVTKEVLINKGGLTTWKEVECELLTYNPLPINWNLGSATLTSAAKRLIDSRLLPVLKDGVQVELASHTDSRGSKASNLDLSERRAQSVANYLMSKGINASQLVAKGYGESKLKNRCSDGVTCTEAQHRVNRRTEFRVINQK encoded by the coding sequence ATGAAGAAACTATTATTAGGGGCATTAGTAGTTACAAGTGTATCTGCTTTTTCACAAGATTTACCACAAAATCCAGAACCAGGAAAATGTTACGTACGTTGCAAAACTCCTGAGGTATGGCAAAACCAAGATGTAACTATTGAAGTAGCACCTGCCTACAAAAAAATAGTTACACATCCTGCTGAATACAAAACAGTAACGGAAAGGGTAATGATTAAAGAAGCTGGACAACGTTTAGAAGTTGTACCTGCTGTTTGGGAAAACAAGGTTGTCACCTATACTGCGAAAGAAGATGCTAACAGGTTAAGAGTTGTAAAAGCTACATTTAGACCTGATGAAGAAACAATTGAAACAAAAGCTGCTTCGGCGCGTTGGGAAATGAGTGAAAAGGCTCCTGATTGTGAATCTAGCGATCCAAATGATTGTAGATATTGGTGTTATAAACCTACTCCTGCAACATTTGTAACTATTCCTATTACAAAGTTAAGCAGTGATGCAAATACTCAAAAAATTGCTGTACCAGGATTTGAAAAAACATATACAAAGAGAGTAATGGTTCAACCACCAACTACACGTTCTATTGAAATTCCTGCAGTATATAAAGAAATTAGAAAAACTGTATTAGTAAAAGATGCTTGGCAAGAAGAGATTACTGTTCCTGCGAAATATAAAACAGTTACTAAAGAAGTATTAATCAACAAAGGAGGATTAACTACTTGGAAAGAAGTTGAGTGTGAGTTATTAACTTACAACCCATTACCTATTAATTGGAATTTAGGTAGTGCTACGTTAACTTCAGCAGCAAAAAGATTAATCGATTCTAGATTATTACCTGTATTAAAAGATGGTGTACAAGTAGAGTTAGCTTCTCACACTGATTCTAGAGGTTCTAAAGCTTCGAACCTAGATTTATCAGAAAGAAGAGCACAATCTGTAGCAAACTACTTAATGTCTAAGGGGATTAATGCAAGTCAGTTAGTTGCTAAAGGTTATGGTGAGTCTAAATTAAAGAACAGATGTTCTGATGGTGTTACTTGTACTGAAGCTCAGCATAGAGTAAATAGAAGAACTGAATTTAGAGTAATTAACCAAAAATAA
- a CDS encoding histidine phosphatase family protein, with amino-acid sequence MKTLYIVRHAKSSWAYDSVKDIDRPLKERGINDAHLMSKILAKEIKKPDVFVSSSANRALHTAVIFCENFGYPLSNLQIKRQLYSFSDGYLVKTVKALDDSFDSAIIFSHDHGINTFVNKFGSKPIAHVTTCGVIGIQFDEKHWKNIKKGTTTLIEFPKYHK; translated from the coding sequence ATGAAAACATTATACATAGTTCGTCACGCAAAGTCATCTTGGGCTTACGATAGCGTTAAAGACATTGATCGCCCTTTAAAAGAAAGAGGAATCAATGATGCGCATTTAATGTCTAAAATTTTAGCAAAAGAAATTAAAAAACCCGATGTTTTTGTATCTAGTAGTGCAAACAGAGCTTTGCATACAGCGGTCATTTTTTGTGAAAATTTTGGTTACCCATTATCAAACTTGCAAATTAAGCGTCAATTATATAGTTTTAGCGACGGATACCTAGTAAAAACTGTAAAAGCTTTAGATGATAGTTTTGATAGTGCTATTATTTTTAGTCATGACCATGGTATTAATACTTTTGTAAATAAGTTTGGAAGCAAACCTATTGCACACGTAACTACCTGTGGAGTAATTGGTATTCAGTTTGACGAAAAACATTGGAAAAATATCAAAAAAGGTACCACTACCTTAATTGAATTTCCTAAGTATCATAAATAA